In one Fibrobacter sp. genomic region, the following are encoded:
- a CDS encoding Crp/Fnr family transcriptional regulator, protein MDASIVGLLKGVELFSELNEEQLGLLANLIVVQDYNRDETVVLEGDDSMQALYLIASGSVQVYMTGVDGRETILSFLERGDFFGEMSLIDGEPRSASVRTVTDAQMMIIHRESFLQLIRQTPEIAMALLSEMSKRLRKANKQIGSLSTMSVSGRVAGTLLNLMEERGVRIHTDNGKMVVVIHNRPTQQQLADMSGTTRETVSRICSMLVKANAIAMTGKDIVIFDENVLQEKASKG, encoded by the coding sequence ATGGACGCAAGTATTGTTGGATTGCTGAAAGGCGTTGAATTGTTTTCCGAGCTGAACGAAGAACAGCTGGGACTGTTGGCCAACTTGATTGTGGTCCAGGACTACAATCGCGACGAAACCGTGGTGCTTGAAGGCGACGACTCGATGCAGGCTCTGTATCTGATCGCCTCTGGCTCCGTACAGGTCTACATGACCGGCGTCGATGGTCGCGAAACTATCCTGTCCTTCCTTGAACGTGGTGACTTCTTCGGTGAAATGAGCTTGATCGACGGCGAACCCAGGTCCGCCTCCGTTCGCACCGTGACTGACGCACAGATGATGATTATTCATCGTGAGTCTTTCCTGCAGTTGATCCGCCAGACTCCGGAAATCGCCATGGCCCTGCTTAGCGAAATGAGCAAGCGCCTCCGTAAGGCCAACAAGCAGATCGGTTCCTTGTCCACTATGTCCGTTAGCGGCCGTGTGGCTGGTACCCTCCTGAACTTGATGGAAGAACGCGGCGTTCGCATTCATACAGACAATGGCAAGATGGTTGTGGTGATCCACAACCGTCCCACCCAGCAGCAGCTGGCTGACATGTCCGGTACTACCCGCGAAACCGTCAGCCGTATCTGCTCCATGCTGGTGAAGGCTAACGCCATTGCCATGACCGGTAAGGACATCGTCATCTTCGATGAAAACGTCCTTCAGGAAAAAGCCTCCAAGGGCTAA
- a CDS encoding T9SS type A sorting domain-containing protein has protein sequence MKKSILGASALMAAASAFAFVTWSGDESLYQITTELDAGTETSGYWFSYADDSDGGASSIEWPVPLGNDYSTTAMDPVIEYCQGVCGVYKLDKGTLTYDPFVGIGFNIAGEDDSGVAVPTDATDMGGICIGYSSDAAASLEMGLGDAGDAEIGWDNPAAALAKSATGKVANVAWSEFKQAGWGSGKITGAAAAAKLVALKMKIQAKTGSTGNFNIMSFGAYNGGCKLTQAISAKAAKASLKAQLSGRTLSFGKTVAKAEIVNLQGQVVMAASSVKSMDLSKVQAGVYMVRAEGLSQQIMVK, from the coding sequence ATGAAAAAGTCTATTCTTGGTGCTTCTGCCCTCATGGCAGCTGCTTCCGCTTTCGCTTTCGTTACCTGGAGCGGTGATGAAAGCCTCTATCAGATCACTACCGAACTCGACGCTGGTACCGAAACTTCCGGTTACTGGTTCAGCTATGCTGACGACTCCGATGGCGGTGCTTCCTCTATCGAATGGCCGGTTCCCCTCGGTAACGACTACTCTACCACTGCTATGGACCCGGTTATCGAATACTGCCAGGGTGTTTGCGGTGTTTACAAGCTCGATAAGGGTACCCTTACTTATGACCCGTTCGTAGGTATCGGTTTCAATATCGCTGGTGAAGACGACAGTGGTGTCGCTGTTCCCACTGACGCTACCGACATGGGCGGTATCTGCATTGGTTACTCCTCTGACGCTGCTGCATCCCTCGAAATGGGCCTCGGTGACGCAGGTGACGCAGAAATCGGTTGGGACAACCCGGCTGCTGCTCTTGCTAAGTCTGCTACCGGTAAGGTTGCTAACGTTGCATGGTCTGAATTCAAGCAGGCTGGTTGGGGTTCTGGTAAGATTACTGGTGCCGCAGCTGCAGCTAAGCTCGTCGCTCTCAAGATGAAGATTCAGGCTAAGACTGGCTCTACCGGTAACTTCAACATCATGTCCTTCGGTGCATACAATGGCGGCTGCAAGCTGACCCAGGCTATCTCCGCTAAGGCTGCTAAGGCTTCTTTGAAGGCTCAGCTCTCTGGCCGTACCCTCTCCTTCGGCAAGACCGTTGCTAAGGCAGAAATCGTTAACCTCCAGGGTCAGGTTGTCATGGCTGCTTCCTCTGTGAAGTCCATGGATCTCTCCAAGGTTCAGGCTGGCGTTTACATGGTTCGCGCAGAAGGCCTTTCTCAGCAGATCATGGTGAAGTAA
- a CDS encoding adenylosuccinate synthase has protein sequence MANRVVIGSQWGDEGKAKVVDFLTLDADIIVRFQGGANAGHTVEVGDQKFVFHLIPSGIMHNDKLCVIGNGVVLDPIQTLAEIADLHTKGINPEGRLFIANNAHVVLPYHSTLDKAKEKKAGKAAIGTTGRGIGPCYSDKVNRIGVRVGDLMDERELRPRVEAMAKVHNEEFKAMYDVDPIDPEVVIKDYLELGQKIKPFVCDVSELLYKAVKAGKRLVFEGAQGTILDVDQGTYPFVTSSNTVAGYASCGAGIGPTALDEVWGVVKAYTTRVGNGPFPTELLDETGDTLRKIGNEYGATTGRNRRCGWFDAPVVRKAAVVNGLTHLAITKLDVLDTFDTVKICTHYECDGEKLESFPNQLSKVGRCVPVYEEMPGWKQDTTKCKSYDELPENAKKYLQRMAELVDVKIGMISIGAKRDQSIVIDAGLAKGMGL, from the coding sequence ATGGCAAATCGTGTTGTTATCGGCTCCCAGTGGGGTGACGAAGGTAAGGCCAAGGTTGTTGACTTCTTGACTCTGGACGCAGACATCATCGTGCGTTTCCAGGGCGGTGCAAATGCTGGTCATACTGTGGAAGTTGGCGACCAGAAGTTCGTGTTCCACCTGATTCCGTCCGGCATCATGCACAATGACAAGCTCTGCGTCATTGGTAACGGCGTGGTTCTCGACCCGATCCAGACCCTGGCTGAAATTGCTGATTTGCACACCAAGGGCATCAACCCGGAAGGTCGCTTGTTCATCGCTAACAACGCTCACGTTGTTCTCCCGTACCACTCTACCTTGGACAAGGCCAAGGAAAAGAAGGCTGGTAAGGCTGCTATCGGTACCACCGGTCGTGGTATCGGCCCCTGCTATAGCGACAAGGTGAACCGTATCGGTGTCCGCGTTGGTGACCTCATGGATGAACGTGAACTGCGCCCCCGCGTCGAAGCTATGGCCAAGGTTCACAACGAAGAATTTAAGGCAATGTACGACGTCGATCCCATCGATCCGGAAGTTGTTATCAAGGACTACTTGGAACTCGGTCAGAAGATCAAGCCCTTCGTTTGCGACGTGAGCGAATTGCTTTACAAGGCTGTGAAGGCTGGCAAGCGCTTGGTGTTCGAAGGTGCCCAGGGTACCATTCTTGACGTTGACCAGGGTACTTACCCGTTCGTGACCTCCAGCAACACTGTTGCTGGCTACGCAAGCTGCGGCGCAGGCATCGGCCCCACTGCTCTGGACGAAGTTTGGGGTGTGGTCAAGGCTTACACCACCCGCGTTGGTAACGGTCCGTTCCCCACTGAACTTTTGGACGAAACCGGCGACACCCTCCGTAAGATCGGTAACGAATACGGTGCAACCACCGGTCGTAATCGTCGCTGCGGTTGGTTCGACGCTCCGGTTGTCCGCAAGGCTGCCGTTGTTAACGGTCTGACCCACTTGGCCATCACCAAGCTGGACGTGCTGGATACTTTCGATACCGTGAAGATCTGCACCCACTACGAATGCGATGGCGAAAAGCTTGAAAGCTTCCCGAACCAGCTGTCCAAGGTCGGTCGCTGCGTGCCGGTTTACGAAGAAATGCCGGGTTGGAAGCAGGACACCACCAAGTGCAAGAGCTATGACGAACTGCCGGAAAACGCTAAGAAGTATCTGCAGCGCATGGCTGAACTGGTTGACGTGAAGATCGGTATGATTTCCATTGGCGCAAAGCGCGATCAGAGCATTGTGATTGACGCTGGCCTCGCCAAGGGTATGGGCCTCTAA
- a CDS encoding glycosyl hydrolase family 8 produces the protein MQIKKFLAPSILPIALCAMFGLTACDSKSDTPSNPAGTEVLPPNPDVGGDVGGGNVGGGDVGGGNVGGTPTVTTYPALAPTASPLYAKATYDSWKPFHYVNMEDEMVYYPDFAADFSSVFEPAYLPAGRVIWSVQSTGMYRVQCQNEGTAKSAMKYRACTVSEGIGYGMLLTLVNEDYDAFNRLWNYSRAYRAYHGVNLTPWITKSFMYDKIDISSATDADLDIATSLILQYFKNLAVAPDIANLYLADALVIVKDIWDWEVEPNLLLLMSGDTDMWHDSDPTYNLSYFSPVALRLFAMVDPTHNWAGVLDAMYAYMAKVQSLGTGVFPDWSNGAGIAVNPPNGAAGKTEATYTWHTFNKESVRIPWRIAWDYYWFQDPRALAILTGLNNFIVAKSGGDPSSVALAIQYSWDPAKSDYDKNTSVPAQWLAAWCATGLGTNQTWLNACTQLVNATTLGNNGTSYFTDILQALYSSLLNGKFVRPF, from the coding sequence ATGCAAATCAAGAAATTTTTAGCTCCTTCAATTCTGCCCATTGCTTTGTGCGCAATGTTCGGCCTTACTGCTTGTGATAGTAAATCCGACACTCCTTCCAATCCGGCTGGTACGGAAGTTCTTCCGCCGAACCCGGATGTTGGTGGTGATGTCGGTGGTGGAAACGTCGGTGGCGGCGATGTTGGTGGTGGAAATGTTGGCGGCACGCCTACTGTCACTACATATCCGGCATTGGCTCCGACTGCCAGCCCTCTTTACGCCAAGGCAACATACGATTCCTGGAAGCCCTTCCATTATGTGAACATGGAAGACGAAATGGTCTATTATCCGGATTTTGCCGCAGACTTCAGTTCTGTATTTGAACCAGCCTATCTGCCTGCGGGACGTGTTATCTGGTCTGTCCAGTCTACTGGTATGTACAGAGTCCAGTGCCAGAACGAAGGCACTGCAAAAAGCGCTATGAAGTACCGTGCTTGCACTGTGTCTGAAGGTATTGGCTACGGCATGTTGCTGACTCTTGTCAACGAAGACTATGATGCGTTCAACCGTCTGTGGAACTACAGCCGTGCATACCGTGCCTACCATGGTGTGAACTTGACTCCTTGGATTACCAAGAGCTTCATGTACGACAAGATCGACATTTCCAGTGCAACTGACGCAGACCTTGATATTGCAACATCCTTGATTTTGCAGTATTTCAAGAACCTTGCTGTAGCACCCGATATTGCAAATCTCTACCTGGCTGACGCATTGGTTATCGTCAAGGATATTTGGGACTGGGAAGTTGAACCGAACTTGCTGCTCCTGATGTCTGGCGATACGGATATGTGGCATGATTCCGACCCGACATACAACTTGAGCTACTTCTCTCCTGTGGCTCTTCGCTTGTTTGCCATGGTGGACCCCACTCACAACTGGGCTGGTGTTCTTGACGCAATGTATGCCTACATGGCTAAGGTTCAGTCTCTCGGTACAGGCGTGTTCCCCGACTGGAGCAATGGCGCAGGTATCGCAGTCAATCCGCCTAATGGTGCCGCTGGCAAGACTGAAGCTACTTACACCTGGCATACCTTCAATAAGGAATCTGTGCGTATTCCTTGGCGTATTGCTTGGGACTACTATTGGTTCCAGGATCCGCGCGCTCTTGCAATCCTCACAGGCTTGAACAACTTCATTGTTGCTAAGTCTGGTGGCGATCCGTCTAGCGTGGCTCTTGCAATCCAGTATTCCTGGGATCCGGCAAAGAGCGACTATGACAAGAATACTTCTGTTCCTGCCCAGTGGCTTGCTGCATGGTGCGCAACTGGTCTTGGTACAAATCAGACTTGGCTTAACGCTTGTACGCAGCTTGTTAACGCAACCACGCTGGGTAACAACGGCACAAGCTACTTCACCGATATTCTGCAGGCTTTGTATAGCTCCTTGCTGAACGGTAAGTTTGTCCGTCCGTTCTAA
- a CDS encoding BatD family protein codes for MENDSLSMLNPAAIVNDVDSVDNADSLVAAENLDEIQMPSPEQLGIHITSGVKDAAGVVQPLAVTVGDTFEFPVTISWNVNSSVLLIMPMSSATAKGLDQVSVSQESARMVKDGQEMASITFTYKIVAQDTGDLNVPAMRFEIPTQLGRPLDLRSDSVPVRVNPPVSVVPFAVGAVVAICVVVAGLLRMKRRAAARAATAAKNAAVDELREQMLVLKRRINTADCREWLLDLEKVCKAYAAERFSLDADKVKLEVLLKQGDLEGWDALLEKFADARYGGGKQDAFENRESWKAAMKLMGIEEE; via the coding sequence ATGGAAAACGATTCTTTGAGCATGCTTAATCCTGCTGCAATTGTCAATGATGTTGATTCTGTAGATAACGCAGACAGCCTTGTTGCGGCGGAGAACCTTGATGAAATCCAGATGCCGTCTCCCGAACAGCTGGGCATTCATATTACCTCGGGCGTAAAAGATGCCGCTGGGGTTGTTCAGCCTTTGGCGGTCACCGTCGGCGATACTTTTGAATTCCCTGTTACCATTTCCTGGAACGTGAATAGTAGTGTACTCTTGATTATGCCCATGAGTTCTGCTACGGCTAAGGGTCTGGACCAGGTTTCTGTTTCCCAGGAATCCGCCCGTATGGTGAAGGATGGCCAGGAAATGGCTTCTATCACTTTTACATACAAGATTGTGGCACAGGACACGGGCGACTTGAATGTGCCTGCCATGCGTTTTGAAATTCCCACCCAGCTGGGCAGGCCCTTGGATTTGCGCAGCGATAGCGTCCCTGTGCGTGTAAATCCGCCGGTAAGTGTAGTTCCCTTTGCGGTGGGAGCTGTGGTCGCCATTTGTGTGGTTGTTGCAGGCCTTTTGCGAATGAAGCGTAGGGCTGCTGCTAGGGCTGCTACAGCGGCCAAGAATGCGGCTGTAGACGAACTTCGCGAGCAGATGCTGGTGCTGAAGCGCCGAATCAATACGGCGGATTGCCGCGAATGGCTGCTGGATCTGGAAAAGGTTTGCAAGGCTTACGCAGCGGAACGTTTCAGCCTTGATGCGGACAAAGTCAAACTTGAGGTCTTGCTGAAGCAGGGCGACTTGGAAGGCTGGGATGCTTTGCTGGAGAAGTTCGCCGATGCCCGTTATGGAGGCGGAAAGCAAGACGCCTTCGAGAACAGGGAATCCTGGAAGGCCGCCATGAAGCTGATGGGAATTGAAGAGGAATAA
- a CDS encoding MoxR family ATPase codes for MDIQELSEKIRQQSAFCQNLLREVEDTVIGQKAMVESILTGILADGHVLLEGLPGLAKTTAVKAFADAVSLDFKRIQFTPDLLPADLLGTTIYNAREAKFETRKGPLFTNLVLADEINRAPSKVQSALLEAMQERHITIGDETFKLDEPFLVLATQNPIEQEGTYPLPEAQVDRFLLKVKVSYPNKADEMRILDAVAGAGLRQPNAVATKEDILKARELVKQVYVDERVREYIVNLVLATRDPGSIKRSDLVGFIEVGASPRASIGLAQAAKAHAFIQGRAYVTPEDVKAVAMEVLRHRIILSYEAEAEEITAETVVQKILDSVEVP; via the coding sequence ATGGATATTCAGGAACTTTCTGAAAAGATTCGTCAGCAGAGTGCTTTCTGCCAGAATTTGTTGCGTGAAGTTGAAGATACCGTCATTGGCCAGAAGGCCATGGTGGAAAGTATTTTGACAGGCATCTTGGCCGATGGCCACGTTCTGCTGGAAGGTCTTCCGGGCCTTGCAAAGACTACCGCGGTGAAGGCTTTCGCCGATGCCGTTTCCCTGGACTTCAAGCGTATCCAGTTTACTCCGGACCTTTTGCCGGCTGACCTTCTGGGTACCACCATCTATAATGCCCGCGAGGCAAAGTTTGAAACCCGCAAGGGCCCTCTGTTCACCAACCTGGTGCTGGCTGACGAAATCAACCGTGCTCCTTCCAAGGTGCAGAGCGCATTGCTGGAAGCTATGCAGGAACGTCACATCACCATCGGTGACGAAACTTTCAAGCTGGATGAACCCTTCCTGGTTTTGGCAACCCAGAACCCCATTGAACAGGAAGGTACCTACCCGCTGCCCGAAGCCCAGGTGGACCGTTTCCTTTTGAAGGTGAAGGTTTCCTACCCGAACAAGGCCGACGAAATGCGTATTCTTGACGCGGTTGCAGGTGCTGGTCTCCGTCAGCCCAACGCGGTTGCAACGAAGGAAGATATCCTGAAGGCTCGTGAACTTGTAAAACAGGTTTATGTGGATGAACGCGTCCGCGAATATATCGTGAACCTGGTGCTGGCCACCCGCGATCCGGGTAGCATCAAACGTTCCGACTTGGTCGGCTTCATCGAAGTGGGTGCATCTCCTCGTGCTTCCATCGGTCTTGCCCAAGCTGCAAAGGCACACGCTTTCATCCAGGGCCGTGCTTACGTCACTCCTGAAGACGTGAAGGCTGTTGCAATGGAAGTGCTGCGTCACCGTATCATCCTGAGCTACGAGGCTGAAGCAGAAGAAATTACCGCCGAAACTGTTGTCCAGAAGATTCTGGATTCCGTCGAGGTACCGTAA
- a CDS encoding PASTA domain-containing protein yields MNKVKVLFNKFRKSAFLKAFLLWVVLLVVLALAVDKLLMPIFSGAFASTGEVPNLEGMAQAEAEATLTEAGFKFEWLEEGRYNATIDSGKVLVQMPAAGRTAKLGRTVKLTRSLGLRQVEIPDLRGKSQKQATISLTRAGLVQGEIVKGAHKSIPRGVVIRTIPIAGEKVRVGDTVKVVISAGVTTGKTLLPDFAGEQIDNVYPKLEALGFVVGKIKRRKAPEDMENPQPGAVIETSPKHGDYLPPDTKINFIIVE; encoded by the coding sequence ATGAACAAAGTAAAGGTTCTTTTTAACAAGTTCCGTAAGAGCGCCTTCTTGAAGGCGTTTCTTTTGTGGGTTGTTCTGCTGGTGGTCTTGGCCCTGGCTGTAGACAAACTCTTGATGCCGATTTTCTCTGGCGCCTTCGCATCCACTGGTGAAGTGCCCAACTTGGAAGGCATGGCCCAGGCTGAAGCTGAAGCCACCTTGACTGAGGCAGGTTTCAAGTTCGAATGGCTCGAAGAAGGCCGTTACAATGCGACTATTGATTCCGGCAAGGTTCTGGTGCAGATGCCTGCTGCCGGCCGTACAGCAAAGCTTGGCCGTACTGTAAAACTGACCCGTAGCCTTGGCCTCCGCCAGGTGGAAATTCCGGATCTTCGCGGTAAGAGCCAGAAGCAGGCTACTATCTCCTTGACTCGCGCTGGCCTTGTCCAGGGGGAAATCGTCAAGGGCGCCCACAAGAGCATTCCCCGCGGTGTCGTGATCCGTACCATTCCTATCGCTGGGGAAAAGGTCCGCGTGGGCGATACGGTGAAGGTGGTGATTTCCGCTGGTGTGACCACCGGTAAGACCTTGCTCCCTGATTTTGCTGGCGAACAGATCGACAACGTCTACCCGAAGCTGGAAGCATTGGGTTTCGTTGTGGGTAAGATCAAGCGTCGCAAGGCTCCGGAAGATATGGAAAATCCGCAGCCGGGTGCTGTGATCGAAACCTCTCCCAAGCATGGTGACTACCTGCCGCCGGATACCAAGATTAATTTCATTATTGTTGAGTAA